The following coding sequences lie in one Molothrus ater isolate BHLD 08-10-18 breed brown headed cowbird chromosome W, BPBGC_Mater_1.1, whole genome shotgun sequence genomic window:
- the LOC118701489 gene encoding uncharacterized protein LOC118701489, producing the protein MPGTPTGPPPGLHGTHAVRPHPDSLCSPGECQHPGGKIAGPGGCQFFSGSTQAGKRLGDSPRNLSLVWRLCSADKSWFLHLWEVTVSSFRNINAAKSDSHLSAAPRRRCSPAWATLDPSVTTGGTGTIAATADRSVLPFPAKTGWRAAAEPAPPSPSLHTRDRHFHDQQELQFLAQDPPPPHIAGEGGVIPTIGSGHNHTGCSVSFLIISHGACTAVPATPIVNTFRRVSVPADIRPPAGFPLLFHGACADDSDLDRRISTDSPNGSPFWVLLKQQSESWKEDEFMPAESKDL; encoded by the exons ATGCCCGGGACTCCCACCGGACCTCCGCCGGGACTCCATGGCACCCACGCGGTCCGTCCGCATCCAGACTCCCTCTGTTCCCCCGGAGAG TGCCAGCACCCCGGGGGAAAGATTGCCGGACCGGGTGGCTGCCAGTTTTTCTCTGGCTCCACACAGGCCGGCAAGAGGCTTGGGGACTCCCCACGGAACCTATCTCTCGTCTGGAGATTATGTTCCGCCGACAAGTCCTGGTTCCTACATCTCTGGGAGGTCACCGTCTCCTCCTTCCGCAATATCAACGCCGCCAAGAGCGATAGCCACCTCTCAGCCGCACCCAGGAGACGGTGCTCCCCCGCTTGGGCAACTTTAGACCCCTCCGTCACCACTGGCGGCACTGGAACTATCGCTGCCACGGCTGACAGGTCAGTTCTCCCCTTTCCTGCAAAGACCGGCTGGCGGGCCGCTGCAGAGCCGGCCCCGCCTTCGCCCTCCCTGCACACCAGGGACCGACACTTTCACgaccagcaggagctgcagttcctggctcaagatcccccccccccccacatcGCGGGTGAGGGCGGAGTCATCCCCACCATTGGCAGTGGCCACAACCACACTGGCTGCTCCGTCAGCTTCCTTATCATCAGCCACGGAGCCTGCACAGCGGTACCAGCCACACCCATTGTCAACACCTTCCGGCGGGTGTCTGTTCCAGCCGACATCAGGCCCCCAGCTGgcttccccctccttttccatGGCGCCTGCGCAGATGACAGTGACCTTGACCGCCGCATCAGCACCGACTCTCCGAACG GAAGTCCTTTCTGGGTACTACTGAAGCAACAGTCTGAATCATGGAAAGAGGATGAATTCATGCCAGCAGAATCAAAGGACTTGTAA